A stretch of Anaerobiospirillum thomasii DNA encodes these proteins:
- the accD gene encoding acetyl-CoA carboxylase, carboxyltransferase subunit beta — MSSWLEKFLPGSRSTSVKHEIPEGVWTKCESCDQVLYKAELDRNLNVCPKCGHHMRIKARVRLNAFLDEQGRSEIGAELEPKDILRFKDLKRYKDRFSAAQKSTGEKDALVVYKGYLKGIAVVACAFEFDFMAGSMGAVVGERFCLAVNECLKERRALVCFSTSGGARMQESLFSLMQMAKTSAALARLAKAGLPFISVMTNPTMGGVSASLAMLGDVNIAEPNALIGFAGPRVIEQTVREKLPEGFQRSEFLREKGAVDMIIPRSNMRNGIASVIAKLMHLEDPNQSAEQAATVDNKESAATEDAPSTRV, encoded by the coding sequence ATGAGTAGTTGGTTAGAGAAATTTTTACCTGGCAGCAGAAGTACAAGTGTCAAGCATGAAATTCCTGAGGGCGTATGGACTAAATGTGAGTCATGTGATCAGGTTTTATATAAAGCAGAGCTTGACCGTAATCTTAATGTGTGTCCAAAATGTGGCCATCACATGCGTATTAAAGCCCGCGTCAGATTAAATGCCTTTTTAGATGAGCAGGGCAGAAGCGAGATTGGTGCAGAGCTTGAGCCTAAGGATATTCTGCGCTTTAAGGATTTAAAGCGTTATAAAGACAGATTTTCCGCTGCTCAAAAGAGCACCGGCGAAAAGGATGCCCTTGTGGTCTACAAGGGATATTTAAAGGGTATTGCCGTGGTGGCATGTGCCTTTGAATTTGATTTTATGGCAGGCTCCATGGGAGCTGTGGTTGGCGAGAGATTCTGTCTTGCTGTAAATGAGTGCCTCAAAGAAAGACGTGCTCTTGTATGTTTTTCAACCTCAGGCGGTGCCCGCATGCAGGAGTCTTTATTCTCCTTAATGCAGATGGCCAAAACCTCAGCAGCTCTTGCCCGTCTTGCAAAGGCTGGTCTGCCTTTTATTTCGGTTATGACCAATCCTACCATGGGCGGTGTGTCAGCCTCTCTTGCCATGCTTGGTGATGTGAATATAGCTGAGCCTAATGCTTTAATCGGCTTTGCAGGACCGCGTGTTATTGAGCAGACTGTACGTGAAAAACTGCCAGAGGGCTTCCAGAGATCAGAATTTCTGCGCGAAAAGGGAGCTGTGGATATGATTATTCCTCGTTCCAATATGCGCAACGGTATAGCCTCAGTCATTGCCAAGCTCATGCATCTTGAGGATCCGAATCAAAGTGCTGAGCAGGCTGCTACGGTTGATAACAAAGAGAGCGCAGCAACAGAGGATGCGCCAAGCACCCGTGTATAA
- a CDS encoding SPOR domain-containing protein: MALGSTIRNRIVGFFVIISIVLIALPAMMDNDAERRQENNQAIAIDKNGAITDENGQLMSNFEPDYSTLLEGDDGGSSSGELSLKGDALQTQPAAPSASDGVLHASDSTVSAGNGAHNTTSSFVDSAAPVSGGGEVLIGSQAQKTPNTSSAKPKVEVLGSKAPAQNTAQNKVEVLGKPANKVSPKQESSSDKVAAGTFSVQVGVFSQKDKSDRMIANLKAAGIKAFSRNVTINGKSMVRVYAGSGKSRDALKPTLEKVGKVTGSKGIIVEVQ, encoded by the coding sequence ATGGCTTTAGGAAGCACCATAAGAAATAGAATAGTGGGCTTTTTTGTAATAATTTCCATAGTTTTAATAGCACTGCCTGCCATGATGGACAATGATGCCGAGCGCAGACAGGAGAACAATCAGGCAATTGCCATTGATAAAAATGGAGCTATAACTGATGAAAATGGACAGCTTATGTCTAATTTCGAGCCTGATTATTCCACCTTGCTTGAAGGTGATGACGGCGGCAGCTCTTCAGGTGAGCTCTCACTCAAAGGTGATGCCTTGCAGACACAGCCTGCAGCTCCATCAGCCTCAGACGGTGTGCTGCATGCATCAGACAGTACTGTCAGTGCCGGTAATGGTGCTCACAACACTACATCATCCTTTGTTGACAGCGCAGCTCCTGTATCTGGCGGCGGTGAGGTTTTAATAGGCTCACAGGCACAAAAAACACCTAATACCAGCAGTGCCAAACCAAAGGTCGAGGTTTTAGGCTCCAAGGCTCCTGCACAGAATACTGCACAGAACAAAGTTGAAGTGCTGGGCAAGCCTGCAAACAAGGTCAGCCCTAAACAAGAGAGCAGCAGCGATAAGGTGGCAGCAGGCACCTTTAGTGTTCAGGTTGGTGTTTTTTCCCAAAAGGATAAATCCGATCGTATGATTGCCAATCTAAAAGCTGCCGGTATCAAGGCCTTTAGCCGTAATGTCACCATCAACGGCAAAAGTATGGTGCGTGTCTATGCAGGCTCTGGCAAGAGCCGTGATGCATTAAAGCCTACACTTGAAAAGGTGGGCAAGGTTACAGGATCAAAGGGAATTATTGTTGAGGTGCAATAA
- a CDS encoding DUF3329 domain-containing protein, whose amino-acid sequence MAFHPIIRHLFINRAIWYLVLWFAFISITANLAPYFANDFRYMLIEGTGDFVSSFSDVIVSQYRHYFDWGGRTVAHVIAQSLLYMGKPAHSIIQGICYILLVLFIYYNGRGIAPTFKLNFLSIVFITMMLWICTRSYGEVVFNVVSSSNYLYTTTIILIFLLPFRLSIRKDAYTLPFIFAPLMFVLGVMAGWCNENTSAALVCAVGLLNLYHIKRRTLTLWQFTGGIGLLLGFLLLALAPGNAARMDFIEAKGFDFMEHLPRSVEIILSSIVFQFILVAAFFISLFKVRGRMLHVNDTYQYAGSLFLAAIGLLSALIMLASPTVPARSFIGFTVFVTAATVGLSSLISSKGEGLLTPALCKTFMAVACLYSAITMGNTLYCYYEVKQDVKVRESQINSQLDKNIKDLVVTPFRITNSKYLYIADVRASKSHWSNRILQKFYKVDSIRRSCDADGSHIAYDFMPLQFVKPEGICK is encoded by the coding sequence ATGGCCTTTCATCCAATAATAAGGCATCTTTTTATAAATCGTGCCATATGGTATCTGGTGCTGTGGTTTGCTTTTATCAGTATTACAGCAAATCTTGCGCCTTATTTTGCCAATGACTTTAGATATATGCTAATTGAGGGAACTGGCGACTTTGTAAGCTCATTCTCTGATGTCATTGTCTCGCAGTATCGTCACTACTTTGACTGGGGCGGACGTACTGTGGCCCATGTTATAGCACAGTCTCTTTTGTATATGGGCAAACCTGCTCACTCTATAATTCAGGGCATATGCTATATACTTTTAGTGTTATTTATCTACTATAACGGCCGTGGCATTGCTCCAACATTCAAACTTAACTTTTTAAGTATTGTCTTTATCACAATGATGCTGTGGATCTGCACCAGATCCTACGGTGAGGTTGTCTTTAATGTAGTATCAAGCTCAAATTATCTTTATACCACAACTATAATTTTGATCTTTTTGCTGCCATTTAGGCTGTCAATAAGAAAGGATGCCTACACACTGCCATTTATTTTTGCACCATTGATGTTTGTACTTGGTGTCATGGCAGGCTGGTGTAATGAAAACACATCAGCAGCGCTAGTCTGTGCTGTAGGTTTATTAAATCTGTATCATATAAAAAGACGCACCTTAACCTTATGGCAGTTTACAGGCGGTATTGGTCTTCTTTTAGGCTTTTTACTTTTAGCTCTGGCTCCTGGCAATGCTGCGCGCATGGATTTTATTGAAGCCAAGGGCTTTGATTTTATGGAGCATCTGCCACGCTCCGTTGAGATTATTTTAAGCTCCATAGTCTTTCAGTTTATCCTGGTAGCCGCCTTTTTTATCTCTTTATTTAAAGTAAGAGGCCGCATGCTGCATGTCAATGATACCTATCAGTATGCAGGATCATTGTTTTTAGCAGCCATTGGTCTTTTAAGTGCTCTGATTATGCTCGCCTCCCCTACTGTACCTGCCCGTTCATTTATTGGCTTTACTGTCTTTGTCACAGCTGCAACTGTAGGTTTAAGCTCACTTATAAGCAGCAAGGGCGAGGGGCTTTTAACTCCGGCTCTGTGCAAAACCTTTATGGCTGTTGCCTGTCTGTACAGTGCTATTACCATGGGCAATACCCTTTATTGCTACTATGAAGTCAAACAGGATGTAAAGGTCAGAGAAAGTCAGATCAACTCTCAGCTTGATAAGAATATAAAGGATCTTGTGGTAACTCCTTTTAGAATTACCAATTCAAAATATCTGTATATTGCAGATGTAAGGGCATCAAAGAGCCACTGGTCAAACCGCATTTTGCAGAAATTCTACAAGGTAGATTCTATAAGACGCAGCTGCGATGCTGACGGATCCCATATAGCCTATGACTTTATGCCTTTGCAGTTTGTAAAACCAGAGGGTATCTGTAAATAA
- a CDS encoding trimeric intracellular cation channel family protein, translated as MFLIVLYIIGITAEGITGALAAGKRNMDLFGVMFIACATAIGGGSVRDMIFGHYPLTWVANPEYLLIVCIAALITTRMPYFFGRFERTFLVLDALGLAVFSVIGAKIGMEYHPTGSMALIGAVITGVFGGILRDIFSARIPLVFQKELYASISLLTGAMFVAINYIDKHVIEVNENINIIICLAVGFITRLIAIRYHLELPVFNYKPENINKDKIKVNKSTANKS; from the coding sequence ATGTTTCTTATAGTTTTATATATCATAGGTATTACTGCAGAGGGAATTACGGGAGCTCTTGCTGCCGGAAAGCGCAATATGGATCTCTTTGGCGTGATGTTTATTGCCTGCGCTACAGCTATAGGCGGAGGCTCTGTTAGGGACATGATCTTTGGTCACTATCCTTTAACCTGGGTGGCAAATCCTGAATATCTGCTTATTGTCTGTATAGCTGCTCTTATTACTACCCGTATGCCTTATTTCTTCGGGCGTTTTGAAAGAACCTTTTTAGTTTTAGATGCGCTGGGCCTTGCTGTTTTTTCTGTAATTGGCGCCAAAATCGGTATGGAATATCATCCTACAGGATCAATGGCTTTGATTGGAGCTGTAATTACAGGTGTGTTTGGCGGAATATTACGTGATATCTTTTCAGCCCGTATTCCTCTTGTGTTCCAAAAAGAGCTCTATGCTAGTATCTCACTTCTGACCGGAGCCATGTTTGTAGCTATTAACTACATAGACAAGCATGTAATTGAAGTTAATGAAAATATCAATATTATAATCTGTCTTGCTGTAGGTTTTATTACGCGCCTTATTGCCATACGCTATCATCTTGAGCTGCCTGTGTTTAATTACAAACCTGAAAATATCAATAAAGATAAAATAAAGGTTAATAAGAGCACAGCCAATAAAAGCTAG
- the folE gene encoding GTP cyclohydrolase I FolE: MTDKLTAEALLVKNALEACGLETPWHDNGLSPQQKREIIASHMQKIMETLGLDLSDDSLIKTPERVGKMFVNEIFSGLDYRNFPEITLIENKMHFDEMIKVKDITLTSTCEHHFVVIDGVAKVAYMPKDKIIGLSKINRIVQFFGHRPQVQERMTQQILVALQTLLDTQNVAVSISATHYCVKARGVRDPSSLTTTTALGGHFKHNSKSRHEFLTD, from the coding sequence ATGACTGATAAATTAACTGCTGAGGCTCTGCTGGTTAAAAACGCACTTGAGGCCTGTGGCCTTGAAACTCCATGGCATGACAATGGTTTATCACCCCAGCAAAAAAGAGAGATTATAGCCTCGCACATGCAAAAAATCATGGAGACTTTAGGGCTTGACCTGTCTGATGACAGTCTTATTAAGACGCCAGAGCGTGTGGGCAAAATGTTTGTAAACGAGATTTTCTCAGGCCTTGATTACAGGAATTTTCCTGAGATTACTCTTATTGAAAACAAAATGCACTTTGATGAGATGATCAAGGTTAAGGATATAACGTTAACCTCAACATGTGAGCATCACTTTGTGGTAATTGATGGTGTGGCAAAGGTGGCCTATATGCCAAAGGATAAGATTATAGGCCTGTCTAAAATCAATCGTATTGTGCAGTTTTTCGGGCACAGACCGCAGGTGCAGGAGCGTATGACTCAGCAGATTCTAGTTGCACTGCAGACCTTGCTTGATACTCAGAATGTGGCTGTGTCCATAAGTGCCACGCATTATTGTGTCAAGGCCAGAGGTGTGCGCGATCCTAGCTCACTGACCACAACTACAGCCCTTGGCGGTCATTTCAAGCATAACTCAAAATCAAGACATGAGTTTTTAACTGACTAA
- a CDS encoding bifunctional folylpolyglutamate synthase/dihydrofolate synthase codes for MTVIDKDCRDLKTWLLYLESIDMSKIKLGLERVGRVCRALGLDSFADKKVITVAGTNGKGSTCAFIAQALYASGYTTGLYTSPHLIDFTERISINQQQVDDTLLCEAFSRIFQISKIEDTALTYFEFTTLAALYCFKKSNVDVLVLEVGLGGRLDAVNIIDADLALISSIGLDHVQILGDSIDKIAYEKAGIIKDKSVCILGAVENRAFDVIHRICLDKKVKLLASGIDFKTTFVPGLDTFDFSYSSGCGKSAALCVHEHYALPKIPFECVGIALCALKQLEDMGFVIKDKALEDTLLHTALPCRMQKIAKSPDVYIDVAHNEQAARHLHMRLSLQKGTGTKRKAVVAMLKDKDIEGVIASVHDLFDVWYVASSTGVRGEDYTRLENAVLNYVADTQSVRGFDDIEKAIDCALQESCEDDEIIIFGSFVTAAAALKYFTKNNTV; via the coding sequence ATGACTGTTATTGATAAAGACTGCAGAGATTTAAAGACATGGCTTTTGTATCTTGAAAGCATAGACATGTCAAAAATCAAACTTGGTCTTGAGCGCGTGGGCAGAGTCTGCCGCGCTCTTGGCCTTGATAGCTTTGCAGATAAAAAAGTTATAACAGTGGCAGGTACGAACGGCAAAGGTTCTACCTGCGCCTTCATTGCACAGGCTCTTTATGCCTCAGGCTACACCACAGGACTTTATACATCACCGCATCTTATTGATTTTACCGAGCGTATCAGTATCAATCAACAGCAGGTGGATGACACTCTGCTATGTGAGGCGTTCTCACGTATTTTTCAGATCTCTAAGATTGAGGATACTGCTCTTACCTATTTTGAATTTACCACTCTTGCAGCCCTTTACTGCTTTAAAAAAAGCAATGTAGATGTGCTTGTTTTAGAGGTGGGACTTGGAGGCAGGCTTGATGCTGTCAATATTATTGATGCAGATCTGGCCCTGATAAGCTCCATAGGCCTTGATCATGTGCAGATATTAGGCGACAGCATTGATAAGATAGCCTATGAAAAGGCCGGCATTATCAAGGATAAATCCGTATGTATCTTAGGCGCAGTTGAGAATAGGGCCTTTGATGTTATACATAGGATCTGCCTTGATAAAAAGGTAAAGCTTTTAGCCTCTGGCATTGATTTTAAGACCACATTTGTCCCGGGGCTTGATACATTTGACTTTAGTTACAGCAGCGGCTGTGGCAAAAGTGCTGCCTTGTGTGTACATGAGCACTATGCGCTGCCAAAAATTCCCTTTGAGTGTGTAGGTATTGCCCTATGTGCTCTAAAGCAACTTGAGGATATGGGCTTTGTCATCAAAGACAAGGCACTTGAGGATACACTGTTACACACAGCGCTGCCATGTCGTATGCAGAAGATTGCTAAAAGTCCTGATGTATATATTGATGTGGCACACAATGAGCAGGCTGCACGTCATCTGCACATGCGTCTGTCACTGCAAAAGGGCACAGGCACAAAGCGCAAGGCTGTAGTTGCCATGCTCAAGGATAAAGATATAGAAGGCGTGATAGCTTCAGTACATGATCTGTTTGATGTATGGTATGTAGCCTCAAGCACAGGCGTGCGCGGAGAGGATTACACCAGGCTTGAGAACGCTGTATTAAATTACGTAGCAGACACACAAAGCGTCAGAGGTTTTGATGATATTGAAAAGGCCATTGACTGTGCGCTGCAAGAGAGCTGTGAAGATGATGAAATAATTATTTTCGGCTCTTTTGTAACTGCAGCTGCGGCTTTGAAATATTTTACAAAGAATAATACTGTTTGA
- a CDS encoding Nif3-like dinuclear metal center hexameric protein, with the protein MEIARLVDYLDELLDVTKFKDASVNGLQVEGSQNCNVLVTAATASLDAIDAAIESGADTLLVHHGLLWKGDDGRIVGTYKERVKALLDNNINLIAYHLPLDANINFGNNINLCKIIGACEVDYIEEGNAASIAMRAVRESAASVKDIAIALTRHLDSRVSIIGTDDENLMLSSFAVCSGSGSFVLDNNKCPDFDALITGDVNEQTYHMAHETGTVVFACGHHASEQDGVKNLGMHLSKMFKLTHKHLHFTYEKNALWYEAK; encoded by the coding sequence ATGGAAATAGCAAGACTTGTTGATTATTTAGATGAGCTTTTAGATGTCACTAAGTTTAAGGATGCCTCCGTCAATGGACTGCAGGTTGAAGGATCTCAAAACTGCAATGTGCTGGTAACAGCAGCTACAGCATCGCTAGATGCAATTGATGCTGCCATTGAATCTGGCGCTGATACTCTTTTGGTGCATCACGGTCTGTTATGGAAAGGTGATGATGGTCGTATTGTGGGCACCTATAAAGAAAGAGTCAAGGCACTTTTAGATAACAATATAAATCTTATAGCCTATCATCTACCTCTTGATGCCAATATAAACTTTGGCAACAATATCAATCTGTGCAAAATCATAGGCGCCTGTGAGGTGGATTACATAGAAGAGGGCAATGCAGCCTCCATAGCCATGAGGGCAGTACGCGAGAGTGCAGCTAGTGTCAAAGATATTGCCATTGCACTGACCCGTCATCTTGACAGTCGTGTGAGCATTATAGGCACAGATGATGAAAATCTTATGCTTTCAAGTTTTGCTGTATGTTCAGGCTCTGGCAGCTTTGTGCTTGATAATAACAAATGTCCTGATTTTGATGCTTTGATTACGGGCGATGTCAATGAGCAGACCTATCATATGGCCCATGAGACAGGTACAGTTGTTTTTGCCTGCGGGCATCATGCCTCAGAGCAGGACGGGGTTAAGAATCTTGGCATGCATCTGTCAAAAATGTTTAAGTTAACCCACAAGCATCTGCACTTTACCTATGAAAAAAACGCTTTATGGTATGAGGCAAAATAA
- a CDS encoding iron-containing alcohol dehydrogenase, translating into MDNFEFARKTHYYFGFGQDDNIGTIVRDGGYHKVLLVYGQNYAIQSGLIDRIEHKLKECEISTLRHGGVRPNPRIDLVYSGIEMARANNVDLILAVGGGSAIDTAKAIALGFYHEGDVFDFFLNQEKTGKVLDVGVVLTLPSSGSESSNSCVIQKQIGENVYKISYADDNLTPVFAVLNPELTFTLSAYLTGCGACDMFCHILERYFTNTYDVSITDRMCEAVLLSIIETAPRILKEPYNYEARANLMWAGSMAHNNICGVGRAQDWSCHNLEHQVSALFDVPHGAGLAVIFPCWMEYVMQHNIMRFAQFASRVFAIDMDFEHPEKTAKKGIEALKSFFIKLGMPQSLSQMGITGSDIPRFLSSLDIDHKRQGSFVTLHRTDCEAIYKMALSPEA; encoded by the coding sequence ATGGATAATTTTGAATTTGCACGTAAAACTCATTATTATTTTGGTTTTGGTCAGGATGACAATATAGGCACTATAGTCAGGGACGGCGGCTATCATAAAGTGCTTTTGGTCTATGGCCAGAACTATGCCATACAGTCAGGTCTTATAGACAGAATAGAGCATAAGCTCAAAGAGTGTGAAATAAGCACTCTGCGCCACGGCGGTGTCAGACCCAATCCGCGTATAGATCTGGTCTACAGTGGCATAGAGATGGCACGTGCAAATAATGTTGATCTGATTTTAGCCGTAGGCGGCGGCAGTGCCATAGATACAGCCAAAGCCATTGCTCTTGGCTTTTATCATGAAGGTGACGTCTTTGATTTCTTTTTAAATCAGGAAAAGACAGGCAAAGTTCTTGATGTTGGAGTGGTTTTAACCCTGCCATCTTCAGGCTCGGAGAGCTCAAACAGCTGTGTCATTCAAAAACAGATTGGTGAGAATGTATATAAGATAAGTTATGCAGATGACAATCTTACGCCTGTCTTTGCCGTGCTCAACCCTGAGCTTACCTTTACGCTAAGCGCCTATTTAACAGGCTGTGGTGCCTGCGACATGTTTTGTCATATACTAGAGCGCTATTTTACCAATACCTATGATGTATCTATAACTGACAGAATGTGTGAGGCTGTGCTTTTATCCATAATTGAAACAGCTCCAAGGATTTTAAAAGAGCCTTATAACTATGAGGCCAGAGCCAATCTTATGTGGGCTGGCAGCATGGCACACAATAATATATGTGGTGTGGGCAGAGCACAGGACTGGTCCTGTCACAATCTTGAGCATCAGGTTTCAGCACTGTTTGATGTGCCGCATGGAGCAGGTCTTGCCGTAATTTTTCCATGCTGGATGGAGTATGTCATGCAGCACAATATTATGCGTTTTGCGCAGTTTGCAAGCAGAGTCTTTGCTATAGATATGGATTTTGAGCATCCTGAGAAAACAGCCAAAAAGGGCATAGAGGCCTTAAAAAGCTTTTTTATAAAACTAGGTATGCCACAAAGTCTGTCACAGATGGGCATTACAGGCAGTGATATTCCGCGCTTTTTAAGTTCGCTTGATATTGACCACAAAAGACAGGGATCTTTTGTCACGCTGCATCGCACAGACTGTGAGGCTATATACAAAATGGCACTTAGTCCCGAGGCATAG